DNA sequence from the uncultured Ilyobacter sp. genome:
TTTTCTGATCCCCTCTAGCTTCTTCTCTAAGTTCATCTAGTCTTACGTGATAAGGAGTGATTATATGTGCCCTGTCACTTATATAAAGATGATCTACTTTTGCCCCTCTTTTTTCTAGAACTTCTAACTCGCCTAGAAGAACCTTGATGTCCACTACAACTCCCGGTCCTATTATACACTTACCATTTCCGTGAAGCATTCCTGAAGGAAGAAGATGAAGTACAAACTTCTCACCGTTTACAACAACTGTATGACCAGCATTGTTTCCTCCCTGAAATCTTACAACATAATCAGCCCTATGAGCTAAGACGTCTATGATTTTACCCTTACCTTCATCTCCCCACTGAGTTCCAACTACTACGTAACCTGCCATTGAATATACACCTCTTTCTGACTTGGATTAGATATATTTAAACAACCAAATATTGTTGATACCTATTTTATTTTTTTTATCTCTATATAATTAATATTTTTATTGTGCTTATATATAAACAGACTCTCGAATTCTGTCTGAATATTTTCTTCTATCAATGGGCTGTTATGGAGATCTGAGGTATGATAAACCACCTTGTAACCATCCATTTCTTCCATAAATTTAAGTACATCAGAGTAGTATCCGTCATGATCAGTTTTAAAAAAAAGGGTTCCTTCTTTTTTTAGAATCACATCTAAAAGTTTAAAAAGACTTGGTTGAAGGATTCTGTTCTTCTCTTTTCCGTCCCATGGATCTGGAAAATTGATGTACATCCCCTCTATCTCCTCTTCACCTATGAAGTTAACTATCTCTTCCCCTCTTCTCTTAATAAAAAGTATATTTTCAAGACCAAGGTTTTCTGATTTTCTAGCGGATAAAACCAGTCTTTTAAATCTTATTTCAAGGGCCATATGATTTCTTTCAGGGTGCTTTTCACACATAGAGTTGGCAAAATTCCCACTCCCTGATCCTATTTCTAAATAAATGGGATTTTTGTTCCCAAAATACTCATTCCATCTACCTCTATAGGAATCCATGACCTCTTTATCATACATTATATACTTAGGATAGTCATTTAGCTTCACCATGTACGGGTTATAATTTCTCCTGGGACGATCAAAGAAATGCTTCCAGATATCTCCCACTTCT
Encoded proteins:
- the trmB gene encoding tRNA (guanosine(46)-N7)-methyltransferase TrmB, yielding MSNTEVGDIWKHFFDRPRRNYNPYMVKLNDYPKYIMYDKEVMDSYRGRWNEYFGNKNPIYLEIGSGSGNFANSMCEKHPERNHMALEIRFKRLVLSARKSENLGLENILFIKRRGEEIVNFIGEEEIEGMYINFPDPWDGKEKNRILQPSLFKLLDVILKKEGTLFFKTDHDGYYSDVLKFMEEMDGYKVVYHTSDLHNSPLIEENIQTEFESLFIYKHNKNINYIEIKKIK